From Flavobacterium alkalisoli, the proteins below share one genomic window:
- a CDS encoding SRPBCC family protein — MLNTILIIIAILFALPFIMALFVKKDYHIEREVIINMPKHEVFDYLKYIKNQDNYNKWTMLDPDMEKDFRGTDGNVGFIYAWDGNKNAGAGEQEITGITDGERITMELRFIRPFASIGHAYMSTEAESEHSTKVKWGMYGKTSYPRNIMNLVMGGVLGKNIQESLNLLKRILEK, encoded by the coding sequence ATGTTAAATACTATACTGATTATAATAGCAATATTGTTTGCTCTTCCGTTCATAATGGCTCTTTTTGTAAAAAAGGATTATCACATAGAACGAGAGGTAATAATAAACATGCCCAAGCATGAAGTGTTTGATTATCTTAAGTATATAAAAAACCAGGATAACTATAACAAATGGACCATGCTTGATCCTGATATGGAAAAAGATTTCAGGGGAACCGACGGGAATGTAGGCTTTATATATGCATGGGACGGGAATAAAAATGCAGGAGCGGGTGAACAGGAAATAACAGGTATTACCGATGGCGAACGCATTACAATGGAACTTCGTTTCATTAGGCCTTTTGCATCAATCGGTCACGCTTATATGAGTACAGAAGCAGAATCTGAACACAGCACAAAAGTAAAATGGGGCATGTATGGAAAAACTTCTTACCCAAGAAACATAATGAACCTGGTTATGGGTGGAGTTCTTGGTAAAAACATACAGGAAAGCCTTAACCTGTTAAAAAGAATTTTGGAAAAATAA
- a CDS encoding GlxA family transcriptional regulator, whose amino-acid sequence MQLGILLTKDHRLLSVAAILDVFESVNRFYTEENKKEPFTIELLYMPGHETQYPGYVTKATDHETYYDIILIPSFRQGWMPNSPDPNFSWIPWLQHQYREGAAVASFCTGAFLLGATGLLDNKPATTHINAGGAFARAFPKVILQSEAVVTEKDRVYTSGGATNSFHLMMLLLEVYCSRKVAVKAAKVFSVDMDRNRQTYFGTFSPAEDHGDDLVKLAQEEIRKNFSKGNTIEEIITDLPASRRNLVRRFKQVTGITPIEYLQKTRIEAAKQLLEQSRQSIVEVMYESGYNDLKTFRSLFKKTVGMTPKMYRDKFSGQMV is encoded by the coding sequence ATGCAATTAGGTATTTTACTAACAAAAGACCACAGACTTTTAAGTGTTGCGGCAATACTGGATGTATTTGAATCTGTAAACCGCTTTTATACTGAAGAGAATAAAAAAGAACCCTTTACTATAGAGCTGCTGTATATGCCGGGACACGAAACACAATATCCCGGTTATGTTACAAAAGCAACAGATCATGAAACGTATTATGATATTATACTTATCCCTTCGTTCAGGCAGGGATGGATGCCTAACTCACCCGACCCAAATTTTAGCTGGATTCCTTGGTTGCAGCACCAGTATAGGGAAGGGGCAGCAGTGGCCAGCTTTTGTACGGGAGCTTTTTTGCTGGGCGCAACAGGACTGCTGGATAATAAACCGGCTACAACCCATATAAATGCCGGAGGAGCTTTTGCAAGGGCATTCCCTAAAGTCATTTTGCAATCGGAAGCGGTGGTTACCGAAAAAGATAGGGTATATACTAGCGGAGGTGCCACAAACAGCTTTCATTTAATGATGCTGCTCCTTGAAGTGTATTGTAGCCGCAAAGTAGCTGTAAAAGCTGCAAAAGTATTCTCGGTAGATATGGACCGTAACAGACAGACCTATTTTGGTACATTCTCGCCTGCGGAAGATCATGGCGACGATTTGGTTAAACTGGCTCAGGAAGAGATAAGAAAGAACTTTAGTAAAGGAAATACAATAGAAGAGATTATTACAGATTTACCCGCAAGCAGGAGGAATCTTGTAAGGCGCTTTAAGCAGGTGACGGGTATTACACCTATAGAGTACCTTCAAAAGACACGTATTGAAGCCGCTAAGCAGTTATTGGAGCAATCCAGGCAAAGTATTGTGGAGGTAATGTATGAGTCAGGCTATAATGACCTTAAAACATTCCGGTCACTGTTTAAAAAGACAGTGGGTATGACGCCAAAAATGTACAGGGATAAATTTAGCGGACAGATGGTATAA
- a CDS encoding sigma-70 family RNA polymerase sigma factor → MRQLKITKQVTNRETASLDKYLQEIGKVDLITADEEVELAQRIKAGDQRALEKLTKANLRFVVSVAKQYQNQGLTLPDLINEGNLGLIKAAQRFDETRGFKFISYAVWWIRQSILQALAEQSRIVRLPLNKIGSINKINKMYALLEQSNERAPSAEEIAKELDMTVNDVKESMKNSGRHLSMDAPLVEGEDSNLYDVLRSGESPNPDRELIHESLRTEIERALETLTPREADVVRLYFGLGDQHPMTLEEIGETFDLTRERVRQIKEKAIRRLKHTSRSKILKTYLG, encoded by the coding sequence ATGAGACAGCTTAAAATTACCAAGCAGGTTACCAACAGGGAAACTGCTTCATTAGACAAGTACCTTCAGGAGATTGGAAAAGTAGATTTGATTACTGCGGATGAGGAGGTAGAGTTAGCACAACGAATTAAAGCCGGAGACCAGAGAGCCCTTGAAAAACTTACCAAGGCCAACCTGCGTTTCGTTGTATCGGTAGCAAAACAATATCAAAACCAGGGATTAACACTTCCCGATCTGATTAACGAAGGAAATTTAGGACTTATTAAGGCTGCGCAGCGTTTTGACGAAACGCGTGGTTTTAAATTCATTTCCTATGCCGTATGGTGGATTCGCCAGTCAATTCTTCAGGCACTGGCAGAACAGTCACGTATTGTTCGTTTACCACTAAACAAGATTGGTTCCATAAATAAGATTAACAAAATGTATGCTTTGCTTGAGCAGAGCAATGAGCGTGCCCCTTCTGCAGAAGAAATTGCAAAAGAACTGGACATGACTGTTAACGACGTTAAAGAGAGCATGAAAAACTCAGGACGTCACTTATCAATGGATGCACCGCTTGTTGAAGGTGAAGACTCTAACCTATACGACGTACTTCGTTCGGGAGAATCTCCAAATCCTGACCGTGAGCTTATCCACGAATCACTTCGCACAGAGATTGAAAGGGCTCTTGAAACCCTTACTCCGCGTGAGGCAGATGTGGTACGCCTTTACTTTGGTTTGGGTGATCAGCACCCTATGACACTTGAAGAAATAGGTGAAACTTTTGACCTTACCCGTGAGCGTGTACGCCAGATTAAGGAAAAAGCAATCCGAAGATTAAAACATACTTCAAGAAGTAAAATTCTTAAGACTTACTTAGGATAA
- the rpe gene encoding ribulose-phosphate 3-epimerase has product MKNTLIAPSVLSADFANLQRDIEMINNSEADWFHIDIMDGVFVPNISFGMPVLEAITRHAKKTIDVHLMIVNPDQYIKTFAALGATNLTVHYEACTHLHRTLQAIKAEGMKAGIAVNPHTNVALLEDVIKDTDVVCMMSVNPGFGGQSFIENTYSKIKQLKEIIVKHNAPTLIEVDGGVNDKNARLLVEAGADVLVAGNFVFKSDSPTQTIADLKKLTSF; this is encoded by the coding sequence ATGAAAAATACATTAATTGCACCATCTGTGCTTTCGGCAGATTTTGCCAACCTGCAACGCGATATCGAGATGATTAACAATAGTGAGGCCGACTGGTTCCACATTGATATTATGGACGGCGTTTTTGTACCTAACATCTCTTTTGGTATGCCGGTTTTAGAGGCTATTACACGCCACGCAAAAAAAACCATAGATGTGCACCTTATGATTGTAAACCCTGATCAGTACATTAAAACTTTTGCTGCACTGGGCGCTACAAACCTTACCGTTCATTATGAAGCATGCACACACCTGCACCGTACCCTGCAGGCTATAAAAGCTGAAGGAATGAAAGCCGGTATTGCTGTTAACCCTCACACTAACGTGGCTCTTTTAGAAGACGTGATAAAAGATACCGACGTAGTTTGTATGATGAGCGTTAACCCTGGTTTTGGCGGACAATCTTTCATAGAAAACACATACAGCAAGATAAAACAGCTTAAAGAAATTATTGTTAAGCACAATGCCCCTACCCTTATTGAAGTAGACGGTGGTGTGAATGACAAAAATGCTAGGCTGCTTGTTGAGGCCGGTGCCGATGTACTTGTTGCCGGAAACTTTGTATTTAAGTCGGATAGTCCTACGCAAACTATCGCCGACCTGAAAAAGCTTACATCTTTTTAA
- a CDS encoding DoxX family protein: protein MKDLIKVQSLNTDLAILLLRLIFGGMFVYYGFMKAANYEAIAPLFQDIIGIGAKLSFNLVIFAELVCGFLVLIGLLTRFAIIPVFITMIVAYFIAHANDSFDVKAIAFVYMLLCLVIFILGSGKYSADAVLFGKSSDKSEE from the coding sequence ATGAAAGATCTAATTAAAGTGCAATCGCTAAACACTGATTTAGCAATCCTTTTGTTAAGGTTAATCTTTGGCGGTATGTTCGTTTATTACGGCTTCATGAAAGCTGCAAACTACGAAGCCATCGCCCCATTGTTTCAGGACATAATAGGCATTGGTGCAAAACTGTCTTTTAACCTTGTAATTTTTGCCGAACTGGTATGCGGTTTCCTTGTGCTTATAGGGCTGCTTACGCGTTTTGCCATCATCCCGGTATTTATAACTATGATAGTGGCTTACTTTATAGCTCATGCTAACGACAGTTTTGACGTTAAGGCTATCGCGTTTGTATATATGCTGCTTTGTCTTGTAATTTTTATTCTGGGAAGCGGTAAATACTCGGCCGATGCCGTACTTTTTGGAAAATCATCAGACAAGAGTGAAGAATAA
- a CDS encoding VOC family protein, which produces MKAVNPYLNFNGNTEEAFNFYKSVFGGEFATIMRFGETPGCESMPETEKNGIMHVALPMGNSILMGTDVPKSMEQVKFGTNSSITIDAESREEAKRLFDGLAMGGKIGMPMDDMFWGAYYGMLTDKFGVQWMINFDTRNV; this is translated from the coding sequence ATGAAAGCAGTTAACCCCTATTTAAATTTTAACGGCAATACCGAAGAGGCTTTTAACTTCTATAAATCGGTATTTGGCGGTGAGTTTGCCACAATCATGCGTTTTGGCGAAACTCCCGGATGTGAAAGCATGCCTGAAACAGAAAAAAACGGCATTATGCACGTGGCTCTTCCTATGGGCAACAGTATTCTTATGGGTACCGATGTTCCTAAATCTATGGAGCAGGTAAAATTTGGCACAAACAGTTCAATAACCATTGATGCGGAAAGCCGTGAAGAAGCTAAAAGACTTTTTGACGGACTTGCAATGGGCGGTAAAATAGGAATGCCTATGGACGATATGTTTTGGGGTGCCTACTACGGCATGCTGACTGATAAATTTGGTGTACAGTGGATGATAAACTTTGATACAAGAAACGTATAA
- a CDS encoding zinc-dependent peptidase — MEIIVLLFCFTFFIFFVFRVIIEPTYIMVFNKPMYVHLYLFPKEISPGHKSILEKEFRFYSNLPLTKKKYFRHRVQSFIENYQFVGREGLVVTEEMKVKIAAISVMLTFGMRNYLSDLFETILIYPDIFLSPSSDEYHKGEFNPAAGVVVFSWKHFIEGIEYDNDNLNLGLHEFAHVLHLDSLKRRRIGSSSVIYTDMFDKIMEYIDKPQNRGQLMKAEYFRLYAYTNQYEFIAVILEYFFETPKVFRQKLPELYFMVEKMINFKQD, encoded by the coding sequence TTGGAAATAATTGTCCTGCTTTTTTGCTTTACATTTTTTATCTTTTTTGTTTTTAGAGTTATTATAGAGCCTACTTACATAATGGTTTTTAATAAGCCTATGTATGTGCATCTGTACCTTTTTCCTAAGGAAATAAGTCCGGGGCATAAATCTATACTGGAAAAAGAGTTTCGTTTTTACAGCAACCTTCCTTTAACTAAAAAGAAATACTTCAGGCACCGTGTGCAGTCTTTTATAGAAAATTACCAGTTTGTGGGAAGGGAAGGACTTGTGGTGACCGAAGAAATGAAAGTAAAAATAGCGGCGATCTCAGTAATGCTCACTTTCGGTATGCGCAACTATTTGTCTGATCTTTTTGAAACGATACTTATTTATCCGGATATTTTTTTATCACCTTCATCAGATGAATACCATAAAGGAGAGTTTAATCCGGCAGCAGGCGTAGTGGTGTTTTCCTGGAAACACTTTATAGAGGGGATTGAGTATGATAATGATAACCTGAATCTGGGCCTTCATGAATTTGCCCATGTGTTGCATCTTGATTCGCTGAAAAGAAGAAGAATTGGGTCTTCGTCTGTAATATACACCGATATGTTTGATAAGATAATGGAGTATATAGATAAACCCCAAAACAGGGGACAATTAATGAAAGCCGAGTATTTCAGATTATATGCTTATACCAACCAATATGAGTTTATAGCAGTAATTTTAGAATACTTTTTTGAGACACCTAAAGTGTTTAGGCAAAAGCTTCCTGAGCTATATTTCATGGTTGAGAAAATGATTAACTTTAAACAGGATTAG
- a CDS encoding glycoside hydrolase family 30 protein translates to MRKYLLTVLMVSGVAAFAQNKPYTTTGKKVTVYNTVKETNQRITPANGTLSFTEKKQPLETEVSVFVDPTHTFQSVMGFGGAITDASAEVFAKLPKDRQKQFLEAYYDKEKGIGYNLARTTIHSCDFASESYTYVKEGDKELKSFDISHDKKYRIPLIKKAIEAAGGELTLYASPWSPPAFMKSNGSMLKGGKLLPEFYQSWATYYTKFIAAYEKEGIPVWGITIQNEPMATQKWESCIYTGEEERDFLKNYLGPTMHKAGYADKKIIAWDHNRDMLFQRAATVLNDPEAAKYLWGIGYHWYETWNGGSQMFNNLKLVHETFPNTNLIFTEGCKEQFKLENVYDWKLGELYGHNLINDFNSGTTAWTDWNILLDETGGPNHVMNLCFAPIHANTKTGELMFTNEYYYIGHFSKFVQKGAKRIACSTSRSALESTAFLNPDGKTVVIVMNRGEEKVNYFVWINGQAVEVESASHSIQTLVF, encoded by the coding sequence ATGAGAAAGTATCTATTAACCGTCCTGATGGTATCGGGAGTGGCAGCGTTTGCTCAAAACAAGCCCTATACTACTACAGGAAAAAAAGTAACGGTTTATAACACCGTTAAAGAAACAAACCAAAGGATAACTCCGGCTAACGGCACCCTTTCTTTTACGGAAAAGAAACAGCCGCTTGAAACGGAAGTATCAGTATTTGTAGACCCTACCCACACTTTTCAAAGTGTAATGGGATTTGGGGGAGCTATTACTGACGCTTCTGCCGAGGTATTTGCAAAACTGCCAAAAGACAGACAAAAACAGTTTCTTGAAGCCTATTACGACAAAGAAAAAGGCATTGGGTACAACCTTGCCCGTACTACCATTCACAGTTGTGACTTTGCTAGCGAAAGCTATACCTATGTAAAGGAAGGCGACAAAGAATTAAAGTCTTTTGACATTAGCCACGATAAAAAGTACCGTATTCCGCTTATTAAAAAAGCAATTGAGGCTGCAGGTGGCGAGCTTACACTTTATGCATCGCCTTGGAGTCCTCCTGCTTTCATGAAAAGCAACGGAAGTATGCTAAAGGGTGGTAAATTACTACCTGAATTCTATCAGAGCTGGGCTACTTACTACACCAAGTTTATTGCTGCTTATGAGAAAGAAGGTATTCCTGTTTGGGGTATCACCATTCAAAATGAGCCAATGGCAACCCAAAAATGGGAATCGTGCATTTACACTGGTGAGGAGGAGCGTGATTTCCTTAAAAATTATTTAGGCCCTACAATGCACAAAGCCGGTTATGCCGATAAAAAAATCATTGCATGGGATCATAACCGTGATATGTTATTCCAAAGAGCTGCAACAGTTCTTAACGACCCGGAAGCTGCAAAATACCTTTGGGGTATAGGTTACCACTGGTACGAAACATGGAATGGTGGTTCTCAAATGTTCAACAACCTGAAACTGGTACACGAAACCTTCCCTAACACTAATCTTATCTTTACAGAAGGTTGTAAAGAACAGTTTAAACTGGAGAACGTTTATGACTGGAAATTGGGTGAGTTATACGGACACAACCTTATCAATGACTTTAACAGCGGTACAACAGCATGGACCGACTGGAATATTCTTCTTGATGAAACAGGTGGCCCTAACCATGTTATGAACCTTTGTTTTGCACCTATACATGCCAATACTAAAACAGGCGAGCTTATGTTTACCAATGAGTATTACTACATAGGTCATTTCTCGAAGTTCGTTCAGAAAGGAGCTAAAAGAATTGCCTGCTCAACAAGCCGTAGTGCTCTTGAGTCTACCGCTTTCCTTAACCCTGACGGAAAAACCGTAGTAATTGTAATGAACCGTGGTGAAGAAAAAGTAAACTACTTTGTTTGGATAAACGGTCAGGCAGTAGAAGTGGAAAGTGCATCACACTCTATACAGACACTTGTTTTCTAA
- a CDS encoding dihydrofolate reductase family protein yields MRKLKLQVQMSVDGYIAGPNGEMDWMIWNWDEEIKNYVTNLTESVDCIVLGRKLAEGFIGYWEGQYNDPATIEDARKLHETPKVVFTNTIKENPWNNASLAHNLITDIKKLKEGNGKDIIAYGGGTFVSSLIKEGLIDEFYLFVNPTILGKGMPIFEELDNRQNLKLLESKSFACGITVLHYTK; encoded by the coding sequence ATGAGAAAATTAAAATTGCAGGTACAAATGTCTGTAGACGGATACATTGCAGGCCCTAACGGAGAAATGGACTGGATGATTTGGAACTGGGATGAAGAAATTAAAAACTATGTTACCAATCTTACCGAATCGGTAGACTGTATTGTATTGGGAAGAAAACTTGCCGAAGGTTTTATAGGCTACTGGGAAGGCCAGTACAACGACCCGGCTACTATAGAAGATGCAAGAAAGCTGCATGAAACCCCTAAGGTGGTCTTTACCAATACAATTAAAGAAAATCCATGGAATAATGCTTCTTTAGCCCATAACCTTATAACCGACATTAAAAAACTGAAGGAAGGAAACGGCAAAGATATTATAGCATATGGAGGAGGTACTTTTGTATCATCCCTTATAAAAGAAGGGCTTATAGATGAATTCTATCTTTTTGTAAACCCTACAATACTGGGTAAAGGAATGCCCATTTTTGAAGAACTTGACAACAGGCAAAACCTTAAACTACTCGAATCAAAATCTTTTGCCTGCGGTATAACAGTATTGCATTATACAAAGTAA
- a CDS encoding SRPBCC family protein, protein MKILKRIIIIILVLLAIPFIMAIFIKKNYSVEKQVTINKPEPEVFDYIKHLKNQNDYNAWCLADPNLKNEYTGTDATEGFVYGWSGNENVGKGKIEITKINENERLDMDLHFIEPFEGEAKAYMTTTPVGDNATTVTWVMSGHSNYPMNFMNLFTESTVGNNLQTSLENMKSNLEK, encoded by the coding sequence ATGAAAATCCTAAAAAGAATCATCATCATTATTCTGGTGCTGCTAGCCATTCCGTTTATCATGGCAATTTTTATCAAAAAAAATTACAGTGTTGAGAAACAGGTTACAATTAACAAACCTGAACCGGAGGTGTTTGATTATATCAAACATCTTAAAAATCAAAACGACTACAATGCCTGGTGTCTGGCAGATCCGAACCTTAAAAATGAATATACGGGAACCGATGCCACCGAAGGTTTTGTATACGGCTGGAGCGGCAACGAAAATGTAGGGAAAGGCAAAATTGAGATAACCAAAATAAACGAAAACGAGCGTCTTGACATGGACCTTCATTTTATAGAACCATTTGAAGGAGAGGCAAAGGCTTATATGACAACCACACCTGTAGGTGACAATGCCACCACGGTAACATGGGTAATGTCGGGACACAGCAACTACCCTATGAACTTCATGAATCTGTTTACTGAAAGTACCGTAGGTAATAATCTTCAGACAAGTTTGGAGAACATGAAGTCGAACTTAGAAAAATAA
- a CDS encoding VOC family protein, which produces MFKDTRAFSGYSVNDIPKAKSFYRETLGLDARDGVMGLLELHIKGNNPIILYPKPNHEPATFTVLNFPVKDVEATVEELKTKGVKFESYDFENFKTDEDNIFRGDGPYIAWFKDPAGNILSVLQE; this is translated from the coding sequence ATGTTTAAAGATACCAGAGCATTTAGCGGTTATTCCGTAAACGACATACCTAAAGCCAAATCGTTTTACAGGGAAACATTAGGTCTCGATGCCCGCGACGGAGTAATGGGGCTACTGGAACTCCATATAAAAGGCAATAATCCTATTATCCTTTACCCAAAACCCAATCATGAACCCGCAACGTTTACAGTTCTTAATTTCCCTGTAAAGGATGTTGAAGCAACTGTAGAAGAATTAAAAACCAAAGGGGTAAAATTTGAAAGCTACGACTTTGAAAATTTTAAAACCGACGAAGATAACATCTTTAGAGGTGACGGGCCTTACATAGCCTGGTTTAAAGACCCGGCGGGAAATATATTATCAGTATTACAGGAATAA
- a CDS encoding DinB family protein, translating into MKTEIINQLENILTETTQLLDSFSQADINTVPFKDSWTAAQVGCHLLKSETGIDGLFYTPTKKADRKPDENIDELKKIFLDYSLKFKSPDFILPEDKIYDKEELIGSLKEVKTKITEAAKNVDLDEIAPLPQGHPFEGYTKLEMVHFLAYHTTRHNRQIQNIKKMI; encoded by the coding sequence ATGAAAACAGAAATCATCAATCAATTAGAAAACATTCTTACCGAAACAACACAATTACTCGACTCCTTCAGCCAGGCTGACATCAATACTGTTCCTTTTAAAGACAGTTGGACAGCGGCACAGGTAGGTTGTCATTTACTGAAATCAGAAACAGGAATAGACGGACTGTTTTATACTCCTACTAAAAAGGCAGACAGAAAACCGGATGAGAATATAGACGAACTAAAAAAAATCTTTCTCGACTATTCCCTTAAATTTAAATCTCCCGATTTTATTTTACCGGAAGATAAAATTTATGATAAAGAGGAACTTATTGGTTCATTAAAAGAAGTAAAGACAAAAATCACGGAAGCTGCAAAAAATGTAGATCTTGATGAGATAGCACCTTTACCACAAGGGCACCCCTTTGAAGGTTACACGAAGCTTGAAATGGTACATTTTTTAGCATATCATACAACACGCCATAACCGCCAGATACAAAACATCAAAAAAATGATCTAA